The Panthera uncia isolate 11264 unplaced genomic scaffold, Puncia_PCG_1.0 HiC_scaffold_1457, whole genome shotgun sequence genome includes a window with the following:
- the LOC125917077 gene encoding fatty acid CoA ligase Acsl3 produces MNICFCCPVGQGYGLTESSGAGTITEVWDYNTGRVGAPLVCCEIKLKNWEEGGYFNTDKPHPRGEILIGGQNVTMGYYKNEAKTKADFFEDENGQRWLCTGDVGEFDPDGCLKIIDRKKDLVKLQAGEYVSLGKVEAALKNLSLIDNICAYANSYHSYVIGFVVPNQKELTELARKKGLQGTWEELCNSCEMENEVLKVLSEAAVSASLEKFEIPVKIRLSPEPWTPETGLVTDAFKLKRKELKTHYQADIERMYGRK; encoded by the exons ATGAACATCTGTTTCTGCTGTCCCGTTGGGCAGGGGTACGGACTCACCGAATCTTCTGGTGCAGGAACGATTACGGAAG TATGGGACTACAATACTGGCCGAGTGGGAGCACCATTAGTTTGCTGTGAAATCAAACTGAAGAACTGGGAGGAAG GTGGATACTTTAATACCGATAAGCCACACCCCAGGGGTGAAATTCTTATTGGCGGTCAAAATGTGACAATGGGATACtacaaaaatgaagcaaaaacaaaagctgatttctttgaagatgaaaatgGACAGAGGTGGCTCTGTACTGGAGATGTTGGGGAGTTTGACCCTGACGGTTGTTTAAAGATTATTG ATCGTAAAAAGGACCTTGTGAAACTGCAGGCAGGAGAATATGTTTCTCTTGGGAAGGTAGAGGCAGCTTTGAAGAATCTCTCACTCATCGATAACATTTGTGCATACGCAAACAG TTACCATTCCTACGTCATTGGATTTGTCGTGCCAAATCAAAAGGAACTAACGGAACTCGCCCGGAAGAAGGGACTTCAGGGGACGTGGGAGGAACTGTGCAACAGCTGTGAAATGGAGAACGAGGTGCTCAAAGTGCTTTCCGAAGCTGCTGTTTCAG CAAGTCTAGAAAAATTTGAAATTCCAGTAAAAATTCGTTTGAGCCCTGAACCGTGGACCCCCGAAACTGGCCTGGTGACAGACGCCTTCAAGCTGAAACGCAAAGAGCTTAAAACACATTACCAGGCGGACATTGAGCGGATGTACGGAAGAAAGTAG